A single genomic interval of Antechinus flavipes isolate AdamAnt ecotype Samford, QLD, Australia chromosome 1, AdamAnt_v2, whole genome shotgun sequence harbors:
- the ISL1 gene encoding insulin gene enhancer protein ISL-1, translating to MGDMGDPPKKKRLISLCVGCGNQIHDQYILRVSPDLEWHAACLKCAECNQYLDETCTCFVRDGKTYCKRDYIRLYGIKCAKCSIGFSKNDFVMRARSKVYHIECFRCVACSRQLIPGDEFALREDGLFCRADHDVVERASLGAGDPLSPLHPARPLQMAAEPISARQPALRPHVHKQPEKTTRVRTVLNEKQLHTLRTCYAANPRPDALMKEQLVEMTGLSPRVIRVWFQNKRCKDKKRSIMMKQLQQQQPNDKTNIQGMTGTPMVAASPERHDGGLQANPVEVQSYQPPWKVLSDFALQSDIDQPAFQQLVNFSEGGPGSNSTGSEVASMSSQLPDTPNSMVASPIEA from the exons ATGGGAGACATGGGAGATCCACCAAAAA aaaaacGTCTGATTTCCCTATGTGTTGGTTGCGGCAATCAAATTCACGATCAGTATATTCTGAGGGTTTCTCCGGATTTGGAATGGCATGCGGCATGTTTGAAATGTGCGGAGTGTAATCAGTATTTGGACGAGACCTGCACATGCTTTGTTAGGGATGGTAAAACCTACTGTAAAAGAGATTATATCAG GTTATACGGGATAAAGTGCGCCAAGTGCAGCATCGGATTCAGCAAGAACGATTTTGTGATGCGCGCTCGCTCCAAGGTGTACCACATCGAGTGTTTCCGCTGCGTGGCCTGCAGCCGTCAGCTCATCCCCGGGGACGAGTTTGCGCTGCGGGAAGACGGCCTTTTTTGCCGGGCTGATCACGATGTAGTAGAGAGAGCCAGTCTAGGGGCCGGCGACCCTCTGAGTCCCCTTCATCCTGCGCGGCCGCTGCAAATGGCAG CAGAACCCATCTCTGCCAGGCAGCCAGCTTTGCGGCCCCATGTTCACAAACAACCGGAGAAGACCACCCGAGTCCGAACGGTTCTTAATGAAAAACAGCTCCACACCTTGAGGACCTGCTATGCTGCCAACCCTAGACCTGATGCTCTTATGAAGGAGCAACTAGTGGAAATGACTGGCCTCAGCCCCCGAGTGATCAGGGTCTGGTTTCAAAATAAGAGGTGTAAGGACAAAAAGCGGAGCATCATGATGAAACAGCTCCAGCAGCAGCAACCTAATGACAAAACT AATATCCAGGGGATGACAGGAACTCCGATGGTGGCTGCTAGCCCGGAGAGACATGATGGAGGTTTACAGGCTAACCCTGTGGAGGTGCAAAGTTACCAGCCTCCTTGGAAAGTACTGAGTGACTTCGCCTTGCAGAGTGACATCGATCAGCCTGCCTTTCAGCAACTG gTCAATTTTTCTGAAGGTGGGCCAGGTTCAAATTCCACTGGAAGTGAAGTAGCATCAATGTCCTCTCAGCTCCCAGATACACCAAACAGCATGGTAGCCAGTCCTATTGAGGCATGA